From the Huiozyma naganishii CBS 8797 chromosome 2, complete genome genome, one window contains:
- the ARP8 gene encoding Arp8p (similar to Saccharomyces cerevisiae ARP8 (YOR141C); ancestral locus Anc_5.477), producing MESELGTTAEVPVLEEDANSAASSSQDPGRDDGLHDSAQEDVSVMDDDTSGEDDEEEDDDDDDDERDDHVSKKMKVGLSKVGSPSGSSNNDDNNNDEDKKNNKNNNDGAVAAMETAVGDVPSATASPTPSVVMNGAADEKQEKDSKSAAGKKVPLHLLEKRRLGRIKAAEEFAKKLKQIGIEKVDSTTLPSTGGLKPLIVINQKNYSSDYIRKDDQIFALRERKFLRSAGTSNTTTTTTNNGSNTNGVGSASHTPEVATSTIPNEFTLKSDDIDFTDATTTIVIQPGSESIKIGFATDETPLVIPNCVAVPHSGETPIGNAANLTRDQPDQFLQFKEELQTSFKERMRHYKRRVQLSSYDQVNTFNETTKPEIIEDQNDPAKIAWRGQPDPQEGKTIYVGDEALLCLREHYMHRRPFGCSEGKYLFNLDEKRYTSLAALLCDVSRLLEHAIDKLLKKRDKDTEKDIKYKAVLVIPDLFEKSHVETMIRLLLSELPFNAVAIVQESLATCYGSGISTSTCVVNVGATGTKVACVDEGIVVENSIINLNYGGDDISKLFAVLLLMSNFPYQEWDIDSIPGRMIAEHLKKECLTFQDADITTQLFNFIKRVPGLPTEKIEFKTFDEVILAPLALFYPKIFSLLKPNKGKNLTNPKLKYQLPDSRDLFTNKANNWKSLSEMDCATNTLYSDMVQESVLLDNLLGINSRREGPPKDSGVGSETTELNLTALDKSVIQSITNATLSLEPGKMASFYSNILIVGGSSNIPGFDTILKDRINMWRPKLIALASFPNFYNELVKEIKDLETSAKTSSAAIVTGGTATATPAPVLNDDDAPKEVPEVKETSSDAKEYELNEKIQKLIEERLEKYLSAIERQNGNEHFMPVSVTPAPHNMNPSLLPWRGAGVLAQIKLIEELFVTNIDWDVHGSRVLQHKCIFTY from the coding sequence ATGGAGAGTGAATTGGGAACGACAGCTGAGGTTCCCGTTTTGGAGGAGGATGCAAActctgctgcttcttcttcgcagGATCCTGGGAGGGATGATGGATTGCACGATAGTGCGCAGGAGGATGTGTCTGTGATGGACGATGATACTTCCGGcgaagatgacgaagaagaggacgatgatgatgatgatgatgagcGGGATGACCACGTTtcgaagaaaatgaaagtGGGTTTGTCCAAAGTGGGGAGCCCTTCTGGATCCTCAAACAATGACgataacaacaacgacgaggacaaaaagaacaataaaaataataatgacGGTGCAGTAGCGGCGATGGAGACTGCTGTTGGAGATGTTCCATCTGCGACGGCGTCGCCGACTCCCTCAGTAGTAATGAACGGTGCCGCGGACGAGAAACAGGAGAAGGACTCTAAGTCAGCCGCGGGGAAGAAAGTGCCCCTGCACCTTCttgagaagagaagacTGGGCAGGATTAAAGCTGCAGAAGAGTTtgccaagaaactgaaacagATCGGGATTGAGAAAGTCGACTCCACAACGCTCCCAAGTACGGGTGGGCTCAAACCGTTGATCGTTATCAATCAGAAAAACTACTCTTCGGACTACATACGGAAGGACGATCAGATATTTGCTTTGAGAGAGAGGAAGTTTCTGAGAAGCGCGGGTACATCCAacaccactactactaccactaATAATGGTAGCAACACTAACGGTGTTGGTTCCGCGAGTCATACCCCGGAGGTTGCAACGAGCACAATTCCAAACGAGTTTACTCTGAAAAGTGACGATATCGACTTTACAGACGCGACAACAACCATTGTCATTCAGCCTGGGTCCGAGTCCATCAAGATAGGGTTTGCGACAGACGAGACCCCGCTCGTGATACCGAACTGCGTGGCCGTACCGCACTCGGGGGAGACACCAATAGGCAACGCGGCAAATCTGACTCGCGACCAACCGGACCAGTTTCTGCAATTCAAGGAGGAACTACAGACGAGCTTCAAGGAGAGAATGAGACATTACAAGAGGAGAGTGCAACTAAGCAGCTACGACCAAGTAAATACTTTCAATGAAACGACAAAGCCAGAGATTATAGAGGACCAAAACGATCCCGCAAAGATAGCATGGAGAGGTCAACCGGACCCACAGGAGGGGAAAACCATCTACGTCGGGGACGAGGCTTTGCTCTGTTTGAGGGAGCACTACATGCATAGGAGACCATTTGGCTGCTCTGAGGGGAAATACCTGTTCAACCTTGACGAAAAACGGTACACAAGTCTCGCCGCCTTGCTGTGCGACGTGTCGCGGTTACTGGAACACGCAATTGATaaactcttgaagaagagagacaagGACACAGAAAAAGACATTAAGTACAAAGCCGTGCTCGTCATCCCGGACTTGTTTGAAAAAAGCCACGTAGAGACGATGATTAGATTGCTGCTTTCAGAATTACCTTTCAATGCCGTAGCTATCGTTCAAGAATCATTGGCCACTTGCTACGGGTCCGGTATCAGTACTTCCACTTGTGTCGTAAATGTTGGCGCCACTGGTACCAAAGTTGCATGTGTTGACGAAGGTATCGTGGTGGAAAACAGCATCATTAATTTAAACTACGGTGGTGACGATATCTCTAAACTGTTTGCAGTACTGTTACTAATGAGCAATTTCCCATACCAGGAATGGGATATCGACTCAATTCCAGGACGGATGATTGCTGaacatttgaagaaggaatGCCTCACGTTTCAGGACGCAGATATCACCACgcaactgttcaactttATAAAAAGAGTCCCGGGACTTCCCACGGAAAAAATCGAGTTTAAAACATTTGATGAGGTGATTCTAGCCCCACTGGCTCTGTTCTACCCAAAGATCTTTAGTCTCTTGAAGCCAAACAAGGGAAAGAACCTAACTAACCCAAAGCTGAAGTACCAGCTCCCGGATTCCAGAGATTTATTCACAAATAAAGCGAACAACTGGAAATCGTTGTCCGAAATGGACTGTGCCACCAATACCCTGTACTCCGATATGGTACAGGAGAGCGTGCTACTTGATAACTTGCTCGGTATAAATTCGAGAAGGGAAGGCCCGCCCAAGGACAGCGGCGTTGGTTCGGAAACCACCGAACTCAACCTGACCGCACTGGATAAATCTGTCATACAAAGCATTACAAATGCAACCCTTTCTCTAGAACCAGGTAAAATGGCATCCTTCTACTCGAATATACTAATCGTTGGGGGATCGTCGAACATACCAGGGTTTGACACTATTTTAAAGGACAGAATCAATATGTGGAGACCAAAGCTTATAGCGCTGGCGTCGTTCCCAAATTTTTACAACGAGCTGGTAAAGGAGATTAAGGACCTTGAGACCAGCGCTAAGACTTCGTCCGCGGCGATAGTCACCGGAGGTACTGCAACTGCTACCCCAGCGCCCGTTCTGAACGATGACGATGCTCCCAAAGAAGTCCCCGAGGTCAAAGAAACTTCCTCGGATGCGAAGGAGTATGAGTTAAATGAGAAGATTCAGAAATTGATTGAGGAGAGGCTCGAGAAGTACCTGAGCGCTATCGAAAGACAAAATGGTAACGAACATTTCATGCCTGTCTCGGTAACACCGGCACCACACAACATGAACCCGTCATTGCTACCTTGGAGGGGTGCTGGTGTCTTGGCACAGATCAAGTTGATAGAGGAGCTGTTTGTCACCAACATAGACTGGGATGTCCATGGGAGCAGGGTACTGCAGCACAAGTGTATATTCACCTACTGA